GTCTGGGTATCTACGTTTTTTTGAGGACTAGAGAAGCCTGGGAAGAAAACCAGGATGAAGAGTTGCAACATTTAAGAATACCCACTAATTCTGATATATAATGGAAACATAATCCATGTAATTATGCAATCCATTTTCCCATCTTTATAGCAAAAATTTACAACAGAAAAACCCTTCCACTGCATTAATCTACTACTGCTGTAAGAAGTGGAAAGGTTCTACTCCCTATAGCCTGAATTACATAAGTTAGTAAAGATATTATGTAGGGCATAATATCTTTGGCATAGTATAGGGCATGGTGTCAGGAAAAGATTTCTCTCCTAAGAAATCTGAGGAGATGGGGTTGCATGGACAATTTTTCACCTCTATTTTggtgaaattatttttgataattaTTAAGGCTCTATATCTTCTGCACTAGAAAGAAACCCATCATATCTGTGATATTTTCAAGTGGATGTCTGCACAAGTTATATTACCTAATAtggtttgttgttatttttgccattttaaaatatcttcactgTAAAAAGTGAGCACTGGGTTGTTATAACATTTCTTGCTTTAGAAGTCTTAGCCAACCATCTAGGTTTGCAAACACGCATGACTCCATAGTAGCAAAGTTGTTTGCTCTTCTATACACTGAAATAGTTCTTTTAGACAACACCATGTGAAAATGCTACATTAACCTTAGCTTTTTTTTGAATAGTCAGATTATTAGCATCAATAATTGCACAAGAgaaatttagtttttgttttctgtttggtttaaACATGAGATCCTTCAAAGCCTTCTTCAGCTAGATTTATGGACAAAAACACAACGGTGAAGACTTGCAAAAAACTACTTCTGTTTGAATCTTTTAATACTGCTTTTGACACAAGACTAGACTATTGCAGCAGCGCTGTCAGGAAAATAACATATCGGAAGTATGGTGTTGATTACAGTGGAGTCGCTTGGAATTCACTTCAGTTTAAGTGAAAGAGGAATGCAGTTTCTGCCAATCACGCAAAATAAAGTTTTTCACCATTTGAACCTGCCAGTAAAACTTATCTTGCAAGCTATTTCAAAAAAACTTATGAAACAAAGTAGATGAGCTGTACTACCTGCAAAGCGTTGACAAAGTCTGTAAACTTTTTACATGCTTTTAGAGTTCATTTTGTTTAAGTTTTTGAAACATGACTTCTAATACAAAGTTTTCTTATCTTGAAGCAGCATAAACAATCTGTAGCACCTCCACaagaaacaatgaagaaaaaaccTAGgccactttatttttaataaaaggaggaCTATGCTATATAATAACTCTTCCTGCCACATCCATTGAATCTGCTGAAATAAAGATTGATGCCTGGATATTTGTAGACACTTCTACCACAGAAGgtaatatttctctctctctctctctctctctctcttttttttttttaggggcggggggggggaaacataCCACCTTCTTCTGGCATTCTGCAATAATTTGAAGAAAGTAACAGGCACCATTTATCCCGTCCTAGTAGACATCTGCATGTTTTAATTTCTAAAACAACTGACAAAAAGAGTCAATGAGATTTTTGACAGTCTGGTGCCACAAGTTAAAAGATATTCAGAAATTAAAACTGTAGAAATATATGATAGAAAGCTAGTGTCTTCTCCTTTTGGTGACTGTTTTCTCttctatgcatatatataaatcaGCATTGTCAGGACTGCAAAGGGTTAAATTTCAGGACAAAAACAGACTAGAAAACAGCTCAAGATTAGACAGCATGTTATACCAACTCACACATATGGGGTTCCCTCGATTTTAAAGGGAACTAAACACCTAAAAACCACTGTGCATTTTGCCCCCTGCGTTTAACTATTGTGTCACACTTCTTTAAGGGAGGAGGTGAGGGTGAGGTCATTTGCATCCTTTTTGGCATTCCAAGCTAAAATgcttaaaaaagcaacaaaataatagGCAAAGGAAACCCCGAAACACTCAGCTTTGAATTACCTATCAGAATAACAATCTTTGAGTACACCTGTAACAACTCTGTTTGCAATAGCTTAAAATATAACATACCAGCATGGTAACACACAAGTTGTAATCACACTTTTGGCATCATGTATACCCAAAGCAACAGCATACCTCCTTGCCACCGTCCCAGCTGGCTGGATTTGTCTTTGAAGTCATCTTTGGCACAAACTGAATGCTTGCTTCACTAGCTAAAAGCGTAACTGCTCTTCATCCTGATGGCTGCAGACTCCCCAGCGTCACAAACAAGGTGATCTGGAGTGAAAGAGCTTTCTAAATGCTTCATCTACCCTAACCAGCTAGGGAGGGTAAGATGACTTTCTGGAAGAAGGCACaggaaaagaagctttaaaaGTAATAACATGGACTCCAtcaggcacaggcatggctggCAGGCATAATCCTGGGGCCTTTAGAAACACCACGCAAACTCAGAAAtgcctactgaaaaaaaaaataaaaagagagaagggcAAGCATCACCCCAAAAGGACCACACTCTTTCTCTGAACCAAGGTTGTGTCTTGAAGCTTTTGAAAACAGTACTACAGATGCAAAGACCACCTGGAGGAGTCCAAGCCTTTTACCTAGTCTTTACTGAATGACTTAACGCATGCAGATATGCATCATACGGAGACTGCATCTCAAACCTAATCTGTTTATATTAATGCCTACAAAAGATTAATCTAATGAACCATTTTCCAATCACTGCAAACAGCAATTaaatacattaacattttaaaaaaggaagatgcaGTGTGAAACATACTTTGGCATTTGATAAATGCAGTTAGCTTGGATGGTTATATTTACAACAGCAGGTATTCTGTTTCAGCTGGCAGGGAAGTGATGTATCTGGACTTGTCCATGTTTTGACATCTTCCCACGATCTTATAGAGGCAAATATTGCAACAACGCTTGTTAAGAAAATCAGTCAAAACGAAGTATCTTCTTGTAAGAACTGGAGAGATGTTTGAGGTGCTTTACTCACAAGTCTGAACACTGCATATGGACCACAGGATGACCCCTTATGCTCCAACACCTGGCTATCACCTCTGAGGACAGGGGAAACAATGCTAAAGCAAATCATTCTGCTCAACAGCCAAACATCTCTCACTGCATCTCCACACTGCCAAAGGCCTCTCTGGCCTGAAAAAGGGCTCCGTAACGGACATTAAGGTCCCAGCGCTGACAAAGACCATCTTGAACAAATGCATAAGCCAACACGGCAGTTAACTAAACTGAGCTAACGAACTTTAAATGCACGTTTGCTAAAATTGAGCATATTTGTAACCCAAAAATCAGTATGTGAAAATAGCCCAAGGCTGAGGCAAGTGAAATGAAGAAATTTTCAAATCAATGCAAGTCCAAAATAAGCCACATCCATTGAAAAGTTCTGACCTTAATGAACCCTATGCAGTTCAGATTTCAATCAAAATCATGGTCCTCAGTTCACGCAGATTTACTCCAAAACCAGAGAAGACTTGGAATTTTTCCATAcatgttttgctttaaatttgcAGATTTAGGGGCATGAATGAATCTAAGCATAGCTGTGAACGTACAAAGtcctatgaaaataaaaatgctaggCAGTTACAAAAGGTCAAGCATCTCTCAAACTGTATGTTTTGGAATATACTAGAATGGACTGGGAATACAGAATGTGAGAAAATACAGCATTTAATACATATACAATTAGGAAACGCGCAGAGTGTTAGAATcacaaaaaaacaataaaataatccTACCCTATCAGTAGCTTAAGTCTCAACAGCTTTTTCCTGCCCTACATTTAGAAATTGTCCTCAAAccattaaataacattttatgaCAAACGTACTCTGTCTTATTCAAGTTTTATCCTATACCCTTTAAATTATAAATGGCCCACTGTTATATGATAGCTTTAAGGAAGAGGTGGACAGGGAAAGAGTGGAACCTCTTCCAAGTTGCACTGCAAATACCTACTCTATTCACGTAAGTCATTTCACTTAAAATGTTCACAGTAAAAGAGAAATCTATTCAGAGCAGCTAAGCAGTGTAGTTGCATACCTACCTCTGTCACTTGGTTTTTAGTACGCCCCTGAGCTCTGCTATGCTTCTTAGCCTTGGCTGATGCTTATTGGAAAAATAGGAGGAGTGGCACTCTCCCAAATGCCTCCCACTTGTGGCATCAAAGTGAGATATCACTCACAGTAAATTTTACAGTATGAGGAATGAAACAGTTAGCAAAGTTGACATTTAAACCATCATCACTGGATATGATTAAATACCTCAGAGATGAACAGAGTGGTTCACACCTTTGCAAGTTATTGTTCTAGGTGAGATTTTGGAGAGTTTCTGATAATGCCATCCTGGTAGACAGAGAATCAACTGTGACACTGGTTAACTTTTCGAACTGTAGATTCACCCTTCAAAGACTTAGGTCGATTAATACAAGGATAGTCCAGCCAGTTCCTTATTCTTGGTCTGCCATCCAAAGGGGTCTAGATAGTCTGGAGGAGTAGGCCAAGAGGAACCTGACGAAATCTGACCAGGACAActgaagtcctgcacctgggaagggaaGAGCCCTTGCAGCAAATCTGCCTGGCACTGCCtggctgggagcagctctgccaaaacGGCCCGGGGGGGTCTCGACCGGTGACAAGAGGCCAAGAGGGGATGGCTGCACgctgcagcagcaaagagctgGAGCTCCTGGGGCCGCCTGACCCAGTGGGTAGCCAGGAAGCGGAGGAAGGTGTTGCCCCTCTGCATGGCGCTCGTCACACCACGTCCAGGTACTGCGTCCAGGTCTGGGCCCTGATCCGGGAAAGACACTTACAAACCAGAACAAGATCAGCTGGGCTTTCAAACAAAAAGATAACCAGCAAAACTTTTTATGTTTACATCATTATGTCCTACGGTACATATCAGAATATTAGCACAACCTGGAATTTGTGTCCACTAATCAGACTGCcaatttgtttctcattttacaaATACAGCAATGTATGTCACACTATTAATGACTCAATGCTCAGCAGGGCAATATTTTCCAGGCACACACTGGTAGctttttcagtttactttaaGACATACTATactactttcctttcttttaccaaAATCCTACAGCTGCAACCTCAACTGCATTAACAAATGTGTAGGCTACATAACCAGTACTGCACATTAAACACTGAAGTAGCTAGGCATCCCTGGAACAGTTTTCACTGAGGGTACAAGGCAGTTCCTAAAAGAATTTGTATTATTGTGGTAGAAGGAAAAACTGTTCCATTCTCTGCCATCCTACTAAGTCAACATCCTCATCTTTCTAAAGTATGTGCTGCTGTAAATATTTAGCACAGGAAAATGCAAGCATGGTTTCTGTTATTGTTAATGGAAGTCACAAGTGTGACTCCCTATTCACCAAGCTGATAATTTACCCTTCCAGTTCAGGAAGATGTTTCAAAAACAAGTCATCACAGGGTTGGGAACGCTGCAGCAGACTAGCAGCAAGCCAAACTGAATAGGGAGAAGAAAAGTAATTCTGAAACTTCACAAAGCTGCTAAAAACATTTGTAAGTGCAAATAatatcagtaaaacaaaaaatgaggttGCTAGCAGTTTTTCTTTTAGACATGATCAAGTAGAGTCACTTGCCATACAGACCACAGGACAGCAgcattggaaaaaagaaaaacagcagttttggATCAAGAAGATATTTGCATACACTAAAAACACAAACTATGACGGCTGATACAGCactaaaatatatgtatacacaagAAATATACACTTTTAGTTCACCTTTTTCAAAATATGGATTGTGAAGCTGAAGGCCTTAGAGACAAATTTATAAAAACAAGTTGCATTGTAGGGATACTTTTTGCCCCACTTTACAATTCTTAAACAATATATATCTGCTTGTTTCAGAAACAATCCAGTCATAATTATGAATGTACAGTCCTCCAGACACAGTCTGTACACTTAAAGTATGCAATTCTATACAATATTAAATATGCAGAATAAACAACTGCATCAACCATGATACAGCATACAGGTTTCGAACACTAACAATATGATAATTCCTAAAACTAATCTATCCCCAATTTCTAGAAGACTCATCAAGACACCTGTCGCCATGGAAGACTTTAGTTTTGATCAAAGTCAACCCACAATTCAAACAGTTAGACTAAATAGAAATAAGTGCTTTCAAGTTACCTACCAAGACAGCCAAGAGTTCGCATTGCATTAAGATTGAAAATAGTCAAAAACATTTCAGTCAGCACGCAGCAAGTCAAAGGactttttgaaaacatatttaccTGAAATATCCCATAATGAAAATAAgcttgaataaaaatatttcctctctaaACAGAAATCACTATGACACTATGTGCCTTGACTTTAAAACTCTGCCAGTTTCACAAGGAGAAGAATAAATTATTACAATTAGTTTCATTTCCTTAATAGATCACTTCCTTTCAAGCATACTGAACTTTTAGTTTGTTGCGTCTCCTTTTAATCTACGTTATAGTCTGCGTTCTTAAATTTTAAGGAGAGCTATCACAAAATAGCTTGCAATCTCAGGTGATTAACTGCGTAGCATTTTACAAGCTGTAAAACAGAGCGAGATCCCCACATAAGAACTGTGCCATTAACCAGGCATTCTTATCAGATTTTTCTACAACTACCAGGTTTGTCTGACAGATTGCAAGTCTTAAGTATTTATCTATTTCAGAGGtttacttatttttgttgttaaaaaaacccctaaaatctATATTGATTGTTACATGCAATTCTACATTAAAAGTCTCAAGAACTGTGGAGCAGAATACTAATATTTATTACTAGACTCATGCTCATTATGGTTCTCTCTGACAGGGGTCcattaaaatcaatttttatgttccttatgtattttttttctaggcaGTGTTCTTACCATAGCGTTTA
The sequence above is drawn from the Struthio camelus isolate bStrCam1 chromosome 7, bStrCam1.hap1, whole genome shotgun sequence genome and encodes:
- the MGMT gene encoding methylated-DNA--protein-cysteine methyltransferase isoform X5, whose amino-acid sequence is MAGRALSGAGRICARSLPAGPGGGTVSNRLLQRDKRCRRRLCPVQASGKDLPSTMASRFVPKATSKNGESQCKVMHAVLHSPVGKIEISGCETGLHEIKLPKMNMPPNSVFPGSGPRPGRSTWTWCDERHAEGQHLPPLPGYPLGQAAPGAPALCCCSVQPSPLGLLSPVETPPGRFGRAAPSQAVPGRFAARALPFPGAGLQLSWSDFVRFLLAYSSRLSRPLWMADQE